CGGGTTTGCGCGCTGCGCAGTTCGGCGCGCTGGCCCAGCGTCTGCACGCCTTGCGCCAGCAGATCGGCGGCCTGTGCGTAGCGCGCCTGTGCGAACGCATCGTCGGCGGTGTTGCGATACACCTGCGAGAGCAGCTGCGGGCCTTCGCTGCGCAGCAGCGGATGGTCCGGCTGCAGCGTGCGGATACGCGCCAACGCATCGCGGGTCTTGCCCAGGTCGTTGGCGGCGGCGGCGCGGCGCAGCGATTCGACCCGCGCCTCCAGTTCGGCCTCGGCACTCTCGCGTGCCAGCGCTTGTTCGAGCTGTTGTTCGAGGGTCTGCAGGCGCGTGCGCTGGGCCAGCAGGCTGGCCGATTGCGGGGCCAGGCCCAGGCCGAACGCCACCAGCGCCTGTGCGCCGGCCAGCTGTGCGGGGTCGCTTTGTGCGGCGACCGCCGCGCTGATGGCCTCGGCCAGCGCGGTGCCCTGGCTGCTGCGCTCGGCGGCCGGCAGTGCCGCCAGCTCGGCGTCGACGCGCGCGCGCCAGGCCGGGTCGGGACTGGGGTTGGCCAGGTCGGCCGCCAGCGCCTTGCGTGCGCTGTCCGCATCGCGCGGCGCGGCGGCCACTGGCGTGCGTTTGGCTTGCTGCTCGGCGACGCCGACCTCGGCGCTGCGCAACTGCAGCCGCAACGACTCCGGAAACGCTGCACGCGCCTGCTCTACCTCTGTCCGCGCGGTGGCCAGTTGCCCGGCAGCCACCGCCTGCGCGATGGCCTCGTCCAGCCGCACCTCCAGCGCCGAATGGCGCAGCAGGCTGCTCTGCGGATCGATGCGGCGCACCTGGTCCAGCGTGGCCAGTGCGTTGTCGGGTTGGTTGCGGAACAGCAGCCCGGCGTCGAGCTGGCGATTGAGCGCGGTGTCGAGCGCGTTGAGGCGTTCGTTCTTCTCGCGTTCCATGGTCTGGCGGCGCGCATCCAGCGACGGCGAGTACAGCCGCAGCCGGTCGCGCAACGCGAACACCTGCAATGCGCCGCGATAGTCGTCGCGGCCGTTGCCCGGATTCCACAATGCATCCAGGCGACGCAGCAGGAAATCCTCGATCAAGTCGCTGCGGTCGGTGAGCAGGCGGCGGCGGTCGTCCGGCTCCAGGCTGGACAGCGCCTGCATGGCCTGGGTTTCGTCGCGATAACGCTGCCGGTCCTGCGCGCCGAAGCGGGCGATCACCTCGGCCAGGTGCTGCTGATGCAGATAGCGGTGGATGCCCCAGCCGCCCGTGCCCACTACCGCCAGTGCGGCGGCGCCGTAGCCGAGCAACGGCAGCGCGCGTTCGCGCAGTGGGACCTGGCGCAGGCCATCGAGCAACTGCTCCACCCGCTTCAGGCGATGGCTGGCCGGGAACGCCACCGCCGCGCACAGCGTGGCGTACTGGCGCCGGGTCAGGCCGGGCACCGGCGGTGGGCGGCGGCCTTCGCGCAGGGCCACCTCGGCACTGAGCTTGTCGAACGGATGCTTGCCGGTGAGCAGCTCGAAACAGACGCAGCCCAGCGCGTACAGATCGTCGGCCGGTGTGGGCGCCTGGCCGCGGATCATTTCCAGGCTGGCATAGGCCGGGGTCAGCGCGCCGAGCGTGGCGGCGTCGAACACGGTCTGCTCGCCGGCGACGTCGGCGGCATGTTTGCCGGCGCGTGCGATGCCGAAGTCGAACACCTTGGCCACGTTCTCGCGGGTGACCATGACATTGCCGGGCTTGAAGTCCGAATGCACCACGCCGGCCGCATGCGCGCGGATCAGCGCGCGGCCCATGCCGTCGATCAGCGGCCAGGCCTGCCTGAGCGGCATGCCGTTGTAGGCCTGCTCGCGGATCAGGGTCTTCAGGTCGCAGCCGTCGATGTACTCCATGGTCATGAAGACCAGGGTGCGGTCCTTGTCGAAGTCGTACACGCGCACGATGTTGTCGTGCGCCAGCTTCTGCGAGCGGCGCGCTTCGCGTTGCAGCGCCACCAGCGCATCGGGATGGCGGCGGAATTCGTCGCTGAGCACCTTCACCGCCAGCCACGGGTCGCGGTCGCGCGCTTCCACCTTGCGTTCGTCGCGGGCCAGATACACCACGCCCATGCCACCGCGCCCGAGTTCGCGTTCCAGCAGGAAGCGGCCCTTGAGCAGGCTGCCGACGCTGGCGTGATCGCCGCCGGCCGCATCGGCCAGTTGCTGCCAGCTGGACAGGCTGGCGGTGCCGGCCGTGCCGGTGCCAGTTCCGGTACCAGTGCCGGTCCGGGTGCCCAGGCCGGTCTGCGTGCCCAGCCCCAGGCTGGTGAGGCTGGGCGCATCGCCGGGCAGCGGCTGCGCCGGTTGCACGCGGGTGATGTCGTCGTCGAGCACGCGCACGGCATCGCGGCGCGGCATCACCACGGTGGCGTCGTCGTCGATCGGCGTGGCTGGGAGCGGGGTCGATTGCGGCGCTGCGGCGGTGAGAGCGGCGGCGGTGCGCAAGGCATCCAGCCGGCTCACCAGGGTGGTGACGGTGGCATCGTCCAGCAGCTGCTGGCGCTGCAGCTGCCACAGCGTTTCCACGCCATCGCGGTATTCGGCGTCCGGCACCGCCGCG
The window above is part of the Xanthomonas campestris pv. badrii genome. Proteins encoded here:
- a CDS encoding bifunctional serine/threonine-protein kinase/formylglycine-generating enzyme family protein, encoding MHQDTATVTELVTAMRRGALDLEAVLAALGRRAAVPDAEYRDGVETLWQLQRQQLLDDATVTTLVSRLDALRTAAALTAAAPQSTPLPATPIDDDATVVMPRRDAVRVLDDDITRVQPAQPLPGDAPSLTSLGLGTQTGLGTRTGTGTGTGTGTAGTASLSSWQQLADAAGGDHASVGSLLKGRFLLERELGRGGMGVVYLARDERKVEARDRDPWLAVKVLSDEFRRHPDALVALQREARRSQKLAHDNIVRVYDFDKDRTLVFMTMEYIDGCDLKTLIREQAYNGMPLRQAWPLIDGMGRALIRAHAAGVVHSDFKPGNVMVTRENVAKVFDFGIARAGKHAADVAGEQTVFDAATLGALTPAYASLEMIRGQAPTPADDLYALGCVCFELLTGKHPFDKLSAEVALREGRRPPPVPGLTRRQYATLCAAVAFPASHRLKRVEQLLDGLRQVPLRERALPLLGYGAAALAVVGTGGWGIHRYLHQQHLAEVIARFGAQDRQRYRDETQAMQALSSLEPDDRRRLLTDRSDLIEDFLLRRLDALWNPGNGRDDYRGALQVFALRDRLRLYSPSLDARRQTMEREKNERLNALDTALNRQLDAGLLFRNQPDNALATLDQVRRIDPQSSLLRHSALEVRLDEAIAQAVAAGQLATARTEVEQARAAFPESLRLQLRSAEVGVAEQQAKRTPVAAAPRDADSARKALAADLANPSPDPAWRARVDAELAALPAAERSSQGTALAEAISAAVAAQSDPAQLAGAQALVAFGLGLAPQSASLLAQRTRLQTLEQQLEQALARESAEAELEARVESLRRAAAANDLGKTRDALARIRTLQPDHPLLRSEGPQLLSQVYRNTADDAFAQARYAQAADLLAQGVQTLGQRAELRSAQTRYAVVAAVMTAATLPASERQQLGQRLQALYRSDATAMAQLEAQMKAAGQLPEGSLSARLQRAPVGDAPASDSVPAGSATDASTSTSTTKPARGKATAMPVNTPTGAARGTTPTANAPAGLDEEDSLPPVPNGPDPCGGAGLPGRGAACFDTLGDTRGPMLVVVPGLDGGQPYALSRGEVAVADFNLFCQATGRCTAQAASTPELARAPVRNISLSQARAYLRWLTIGSGGWRYRLPSDAEWLHAAQAGANWRQAEDSNCVPPNANAADAVRAPVSARGRDANPWGLINLTGNVWEWVSSGAGVQARGGSFASYWSDCTVQASRGDNGSAQPDVGFRVLRELP